A window of the Radiobacillus deserti genome harbors these coding sequences:
- the speD gene encoding adenosylmethionine decarboxylase: MDTMGRHVIAELWNCNTEKLNDINLIEQVFVNAALKAGAEVREVAFHKFAPYGVSGVVIISESHLTIHSFPEHGYASIDVYTCGDIIDPNVAAEFISDSLEAKTCEKVEVPRGMGPVTVQQFNAL, encoded by the coding sequence ATGGATACAATGGGAAGACACGTAATTGCGGAACTGTGGAACTGTAATACAGAAAAGCTTAATGATATAAACCTGATTGAGCAAGTGTTTGTTAACGCAGCTTTAAAAGCAGGTGCAGAAGTGAGAGAGGTTGCCTTTCACAAGTTTGCTCCATACGGTGTGAGTGGTGTTGTTATCATTTCAGAATCACATTTAACGATTCATAGCTTTCCTGAACATGGATACGCTAGTATTGATGTGTACACGTGCGGAGATATTATTGACCCGAATGTTGCAGCAGAGTTTATATCTGATTCTTTAGAAGCTAAAACATGTGAGAAAGTGGAAGTTCCAAGAGGAATGGGTCCTGTAACGGTTCAACAATTTAATGCACTATAA